One segment of Erigeron canadensis isolate Cc75 chromosome 2, C_canadensis_v1, whole genome shotgun sequence DNA contains the following:
- the LOC122589368 gene encoding protein NLP7-like, producing the protein MSEFLTDKEDKEEEEDFLKTFPTFRYKLPNSRNHLWVFWSQDDHHEVQQQQQRLQINNNTLFSADVHTRRMISEKIKHAFFCGTVNAYRKLSIIQFWTPVMTISGRRLLSTSGQPFAVRFPSKKLSKYRLRCMEYQYIISDQHNDHDDLLIISDAPTATSFLNRLPELVSYKNLKGASPLVDSALECHLSHSYMLPICFPFQTSTSCCCIGVLEFSIGSILWFNENIIAMITRGLKEVGVGVFQIQERIPYQIIPGLKPARDEIEQALKFVCGSNNTPLAQVWVALEDDNHVKFSSYLQGTRKKQKLSLKLTGYIDDACSQLSYGKYYRLCDMFPLEMGEDFVEKTLEDYKPRFCNDGSKLSSDTLVKRLFDVVGVSRLAICFNSIHTGDFCYVFEFIWKGERDCDVKFVEKLLLKLKDLLPGFKLASGAELGDELDILKVGDSRATETKYLKIFQGKRLSLIPEVLEEGTRMPVPIIVDFIAPVEAKYKTTLIPLSLEVIEQQFGNTEIEAAKNLNVSRSTLRRKCRKLGILKWKGRNKRKLNDQYNTQSDTNEEDTGTIQESLPVNRNEHTLTIKAECAGDMIKFRLHIFQATFETVMEEIGTRLKMSPGTYKVKYLDEDKDWILLTSEQDISDCIKTSRNSDQTVVRLNVEPSA; encoded by the exons ATGTCTGAATTTCTAACGGATAAGGAAGATAAAGAGGAAGAGGAGGATTTCCTTAAGACCTTTCCGACTTTTCGTTACAAGCTCCCGAATTCCAGAAATCACTTATGGGTATTTTGGAGCCAAGATGATCATCATGAGGTTCAACAACAACAGCAACGACTTCAAATTAACAATAATACTTTATTCTCAG CTGATGTCCACACCCGGAGGATGATATCCGAAAAGATAAAGCATGCCTTTTTCTGTGGTACTGTCAATGCTTATAGAAAACTGTCAATAATTCAGTTCTGGACGCCTGTAATGACAATCAGCGGCAGACGTCTACTTTCTACGTCCGGTCAACCTTTTGCAGTTCGCTTTCCTTCAAAAAAGCTATCAAAATATAGGCTACGTTGTATGGAGTATCAGTATATTATTAGTGATCAGCATAATGATCATGATGACCTTCTGATCATAAGTGATGCACCTACGGCCACTTCATTCCTAAATCGTTTACCAGAATTAGTCTCATATAAAAATCTAAAAGGGGCGAGTCCTTTGGTGGATTCGGCTTTGGAGTGTCACTTGAGTCATTCTTATATGCTGCCTATCTGTTTTCCTTTTCAAACCAGTACCTCTTGTTGTTGTATTGGTGTTCTTGAGTTTTCTATAGGATCCATATTGTGGTTTAATGAAAATATCATTGCAATGATAACAAGAGGTCTCAAG GAAGTGGGTGTAGGTGTATTTCAGATACAAGAACGTATACCTTACCAG ATAATACCTGGTCTCAAACCTGCTAGGGATGAAATTGAACAAGCCTTAAAGTTTGTTTGTGGATCAAATAACACACCTCTTGCTCAAGTTTGGGTCGCTTTGGAGGATGACAATCATGTGAAATTTTCATCCTATTTACAAGGCACTCGAAAGAAACAAAAGTTATCTCTAAAATTGACAGGTTATATAGATGATGCATGCTCTCAATTGAGTTATGGTAAATATTATCGATTATGCGATATGTTTCCCTTGGAAATGGGGGAGGATTTTGTTGAAAAGACACTTGAAGATTATAAACCACGCTTCTGTAATGATGGTTCTAAGTTGAGTAGTGATACGTTGGTAAAAAGACTCTTTGATGTTGTTGGAGTGAGTAGACTTGCTATATGTTTTAATAGTATTCACACCGGAgatttttgttatgtgtttgaATTCATTTGGAAGGGTGAACGAGACTGTGATGTTAAATTTGTGGAGAAACTACTACTAAAATTAAAGGATTTATTGCCAGGTTTCAAGCTTGCTTCTGGTGCAGAACTtggtgatgaattagatattctaaAGGTTGGGGATTCTAGAGCAACTGAAACCAAGTATTTGAAGATTTTCCAAGGAAAAAGATTATCGCTGATACCTGAGGTGTTAGAAGAAGGAACAAGGATGCCAGTACCAATAATAGTGGACTTCATAGCACCCGTGGAGGCAAAATACAAGACAACTCTTATCCCATTATCACTAGAAGTGATTGAACAACAATTTGGAAATACTGAGATAGAAGCTGCAAAAAACCTTAATG TTTCTCGATCTACATTGAGACGCAAGTGCAGAAAACTTGGCATCTTGAAGTGGAAAGGACGAAATAAGAGAAAGCTAAATGATCAGTACAATACTCAAAGCGACACAAATGAAGAGGATACAGGCACTATTCAGGAATCCTTGCCCGTCAACAGAAACGAACATACCCTAACCATAAAAGCAGAATGTGCAGGTGACATGATCAAGTTCCGTTTGCACATCTTTCAAGCAACATTTGAAACAGTTATGGAGGAAATCGGTACAAGGTTGAAGATGAGTCCTGGGACTTATAAAGTCAAGTACCTTGATGAAGACAAGGATTGGATATTATTAACTTCTGAACAAGACATAAGTGATTGTATCAAAACTTCTAGAAATTCAGATCAAACTGTTGTTCGGTTAAACGTGGAACCTTCTGCATAA